One genomic segment of [Phormidium] sp. ETS-05 includes these proteins:
- a CDS encoding IctB family putative bicarbonate transporter, whose translation MNSVWQQLTLSHWLASSWQQGSYLSRLWVGSLRAWRSSSWLLAWAEPLGALLCCLIFSLAPFVSTSLIGVLLFAGGAYWVLLTLSDERGESGFTPIHLLLLLYWAIAIVATAFSPVKAAAFSGWVKLTLYLLLFALMARVLRSQRLRSICITVFLLVTQIVSVYGIRQWFFGAEALATWTDPTSPTAGMTRVYSYLGNPNLLAGYLVTAVAFSIAAVFAWRGWLPKLLAGTMVVTNAACLFMTGSRGGWIGFVVAGYTLLVLLVYWWSPRLPSKWQRWAMPGVLGGSLALLLLAVLLIEPVRLRVATMFVGREDSSNNFRINVWEAVLEMIRDRPLLGIGPGNNAFNKIYPLYMRPKYTALSAYSVLLEITVETGFIGLVAFLWLLVVAVSQGCRQLAALRNTLNPHGYWLMAAVASLMGMMGHGFFDTVWYRPQINTLWWLAVAMIASFYSVLQQSSSSKAPSATFNP comes from the coding sequence GTGAATTCAGTTTGGCAACAGCTCACCCTCTCTCATTGGCTAGCATCTAGCTGGCAGCAGGGGAGCTATTTATCTCGTTTGTGGGTAGGTTCGCTGCGAGCTTGGCGCTCGAGCAGTTGGTTATTAGCATGGGCAGAGCCCCTGGGCGCTTTGCTGTGCTGCTTAATTTTCTCTTTGGCTCCGTTTGTCTCTACTAGCCTGATCGGCGTACTTTTGTTCGCCGGTGGTGCCTACTGGGTACTGTTGACTTTATCGGACGAGCGGGGAGAATCTGGTTTCACGCCAATTCACTTGCTATTGTTGCTCTATTGGGCGATCGCCATCGTGGCAACGGCCTTCTCGCCGGTGAAGGCGGCGGCGTTTTCCGGTTGGGTGAAACTCACCTTGTACTTGCTCCTTTTTGCCCTCATGGCCAGGGTGTTGCGCTCTCAACGACTACGGTCTATCTGTATCACCGTGTTTTTGCTCGTCACCCAAATTGTCAGCGTCTATGGTATCCGCCAGTGGTTTTTTGGAGCTGAAGCCTTAGCTACTTGGACTGATCCCACTTCTCCCACTGCTGGCATGACCAGGGTTTACAGCTATTTGGGCAACCCTAACCTCCTCGCCGGTTATCTAGTTACGGCTGTGGCTTTCAGCATCGCCGCCGTTTTTGCTTGGCGGGGTTGGCTCCCCAAGCTGCTGGCTGGGACGATGGTAGTGACTAATGCTGCTTGCCTATTTATGACTGGCAGTCGCGGCGGCTGGATCGGCTTTGTGGTGGCTGGTTACACCCTCTTGGTGTTGCTGGTTTACTGGTGGAGTCCTAGACTCCCGTCAAAGTGGCAACGGTGGGCCATGCCGGGGGTTTTAGGTGGTTCTTTGGCATTGTTGCTGCTGGCGGTGTTGCTGATAGAACCAGTGAGGCTGCGGGTGGCGACGATGTTTGTCGGTCGGGAAGATAGTAGCAATAATTTCCGCATCAATGTTTGGGAAGCAGTTTTGGAGATGATTCGCGATCGACCCCTCCTCGGTATCGGTCCGGGTAACAACGCTTTCAACAAAATCTATCCCCTCTACATGCGTCCTAAATACACCGCCCTCAGCGCCTATTCTGTGCTGTTGGAAATCACGGTGGAAACAGGCTTTATCGGTCTGGTTGCGTTCTTGTGGCTGCTGGTAGTGGCAGTGAGCCAAGGCTGTCGCCAATTAGCTGCCCTCCGCAATACGCTTAATCCTCACGGATATTGGCTGATGGCTGCAGTCGCCTCCCTGATGGGGATGATGGGTCACGGCTTCTTTGATACTGTCTGGTATCGCCCCCAAATTAATACCCTCTGGTGGTTAGCGGTGGCTATGATTGCCAGTTTCTACTCTGTCCTCCAACAGTCTTCAAGTTCAAAGGCACCCTCCGCCACCTTCAATCCCTAA